The Cuculus canorus isolate bCucCan1 chromosome 5, bCucCan1.pri, whole genome shotgun sequence genome window below encodes:
- the RPLP2 gene encoding 60S acidic ribosomal protein P2, whose amino-acid sequence MLRGDGRKAELTHRPFPFAAGPPSRAHVLGLSAAPPPKMRYVAAYLLAVLGGNESPTSKDLKKILDSVGIETDDERMNKVISELNGKNIEDVIAQGNGKLASMPAGGAVAVSAGGGSAAPAAAAAPAAAEEKKEEKKEESEESDDDMGFGLFD is encoded by the exons ATGCTGAGGGGTGACGgcaggaaggcagagctgaCGCACCGCCCCTTCCCTTTCGCTGCCGGGCCGCCATCGCGAGCGCACGTTCTAGGCCTGTCTGCCGCGCCGCCTCCCAA GATGCGTTACGTCGCAGCTTATCTTCTGGCGGTCCTCGGGGGCAACGAATCTCCCACGTCAAAGGACTTGAAAAAGATCCTCGACAGCGTTGGCATCGAGACGGACGATGAACGCATGAACAAG GTTATTAGTGAACTGAATGGAAAGAACATCGAGGATGTCATTGCTCAGG GTAATGGAAAACTTGCCAGCATGCCAGCTGGGGGAGCTGTGGCAGTCTCTGCTGGAGGGGGCTCTGcggctcctgctgcagctgctgcccctgctgccG ctgaggagaagaaagaagagaagaaggaggaatcTGAAGAATCTGACGATGACATGGGATTCGGCTTATTTGATTAA